TAGAGAGGTCCACGGTGTAACGCTAGTTGACAGCTGTGCTCAAGCGCTGTTATGCTCTCTTTCATTaatttcacacatttacagtgtcacccatttttttatttctttattacgATTTAGGAAAACGTCTTAAGGCTCACAGGGTGACTGTAACAAGAACCACAGAACATTTAATGAACTTTGACTAACTTTGAATAACTTTCCTCCCTTTGAGAACAGTCAAACCTGCTTTTTCTCAACACTGTCAAATAGTTCCTACATTACCAACAGtatatatttcacaaaaatagcAGAATgcctttacatttttaaagttgtGAGGCATTTTAAGTTGTCATTTTCACATTATTTCTTTGCCAGTAGACAATATCAATAAGCAGACATTTGGCCACAGAGTATGTCGTGAAGTTACTCAGAGACTTTGTGCAACACATAATTAAGGGGCGTTTCATTTACTGCACCACCTCAGGCCCGTTCTACATTATCAAGTGTTCGGTTATTGTTTTTAGGGCAGGCTGTGTTAAAAGCGTCGGCCACCAGGGGGCCCTGGCCACCTCTGGCCTCTGCCAGgtggagggtgaggaggaagagagaccgGTCCATTGTGGTAGCTGTGTAAAAGGATAAAATCACACATTGGATACTTGGCtttggccactagggggcacaCTCTGATAAGAGCAGCCACCTGAACTATTCCTGTTCGTCGTCCCATTTCAGTTACTGTGTCCCTAACAAAGGCAATTGCAGTGTAGTGTCTTTCCCAATGTCATTATTCAATGCACTATTTAAGAGTCTGGCTTAAAATAGTCGAGCAGATATTAatagatatattttatttacaaactAAGTTAACATGTTTTGACCATTTGTTGTATTAAGACAAATTATTTGGGCAaaaggctatatatatatatatatatatatatatatatatatatatatatatatatatatatatatatatatatggttcgATTTGATAGGCaaactgaaaaagaaatgtgataatTAGAGCACAGGTTAAGGTGAAAGAAATGAAGCTATAGTGGAGCACAAGAGAAAAGGGACAGAAAGGACTGTGCATTGTGTCACAGCCTTCAGTCTTTTGGCTCGCAGTTTACTGAGTATTTGCTTTACAGAGTTAAAGGAATGTAACGAGTAAGCATGTCTCAAATACTCATCAGGGGTGTTTTAAATCTATTCAGTAAAAAGCATAAAAGGAAATTGCCAAGAATTGTGAATTGCAAAGCTTGAGCGTGATATTAATATTCAAACAGCTCTTACCCTCTTTGGCTGCAGGGGTGGAAATGGTGTGGAGGTCGAGGAGGCAGCATGCCATGGCCTCGAGGGTGTGGTGGACGCCCTCTGAAACCAGGATGAcctggaggagggggtggaTGGGGTCCGTGcctagagacagagagagatgagctTATGTTGATGCAAATGTAGGATCAGTTGAGTGACAACACACATCTACCCATTAAAGGCTGAggatttaaaaagtcaaaagtgaAGAGATAAATTGCTCCAAAGTACGGCTCAAATGTTGGGTTATTCAGTCTACAGTACGATACATTAAAACAACACGGAAGACTGTTCTAAAATCGTAGACAAACAGCCTTTGTATCAAGTTAATTTGGCTGCCATGgccatttgattgtgtgtgaggTGGTCACCTGGGCATGGGTGGGAAAGGGCCTCTGAGATGCATGGGgtgtggtgggggaggaggagggcccATGCACATTGGTCCACCCCTACCTCGATGACTTCTGGGGTCTGGGTAAGGTCGCATCCTCCTCATTCCTCTGCAAGGGAAGGGCAGGAAGTTTAATTTACCCATAAAAGTTTAAAGGTATTTGTTTATCTTTAAGTGGAAACCTCATTGATGATCTCCaattacattgtttgtttttttaacttaaatacATTTCCCTTATATGATTTAAAACCACACTATTTGTTTGCATTCTAACCAAATAATTAcagcaaaagtaaaaaatgtacCCTTCACACTATGTACAATTCAAATGTCCTTACCTCATGGGTGCAAATCCATTCATGGTTCCCTCTTTTGCTCGACCCCTCCCATATCCAGGTGGCTCAAACCCTTTCATCAGGCCCCGCCCACCATGCATGCCACCTCGACCTATCCGACCCCCTCCATCACGGCTTTTAAAGCCATGACCCCTGaggagatttttaaaaaaggaaaacagtcaTATACAGACAACTCTGGGGTGAAATCCAAAAGCAGTAAAGTACACTCGAGTGATAAGGAGCCCTTAGCTTTCCTTCGCATGCAGTTTAAAAAGCATATCCATAAATACAGTATCAGGCTGTAAAGAATCATAAGACTGACCTAAATGTGTGGCCCATTAATGGTCTCTGAGATTCTTCCTTGGAAGTTTTTGAAGTTTCTGTCACCTTTTCTTCTGTGTCTCCATCCATCTGAAATAATGCaggtcaataataataataataataataatattctaattaattcttttaatttgtatgaaataaaaacatattctcATATTTCCTATACTGAccataaaatacatatacaacCTGCCTTGACATGATAGAGCTTTTTACATACACCatttgtaagtcgctttggataaaagcgtcagctaaatgacatgtaatgtaatgtaatgtaatgtacatgcAAAATAAATTATTCAAACTCTGCAGAAAGCAAGAAATATGGCAttttaccatttaaaaatagatttaatgCAGAAATAGTAACTTCCCTGCAGCTATAAGGTCAAGcatgatattaaaaaaatcagAGTCTCCCTCCAAAAGATGTATCTTATATGAAGAAACAAAAATCATTCATCACAAAGGCAACTTAATTTGATATTAAGTACACTGGCAGTAACTTGATAACACAGTGCTACTCAGCCATCTTTAATTACAGTTTTTGTATAATACCATTCACTAATAAATATGTTTAGgtctgtgtttatgtatgtttgtgtctagAATGTGACTTAAGGCTGTACAAATGTCACTCAGCTGATTTTGGAAACATGAAACCTCAGTGTTGCATTCCCTGCATTGCTCCATCACCCTGGGTGTGACAGACGGTGCATGTCTCACAGAGAAGCCGGTGACGGGGTTATAAGTTAAGCACGGACCAGACAACTGCAAGTCAAAGCTGATAACAGGAGAATTATTAATAGTCCCTAAGCCCGGATCACTACTGTAAAATGCAGCATCTGTGATGCTGCCAGATTGTGGAGAGCAGACTTTTGTGATTTAGGGggaagggaagagaaaaaaagggaagtggACAGTAAGCACGTAAATGAAAATTATTTGGGGAATTTGCGTTTTTGGAGGGACTTTCGAAATTTTCCCTGAGACCAAAAGCCTGGGAAAGGTGCTCGTGAATAGTTTTCATTCCAGAGTGTCAGAAACTTTGGCTGTGGaatcaacaaatcccatgagcTCAAGAGATCCACACATTGGCCAAATATCCTGTTGgaaattttttttataacatcTATGGACAATATAGCAAATGACAAAAATGCAACAAGTTATGATGAGGTATGTGCACTATTTACTCTCCCAGTGGGAATAGTATGTCTTCATTATGGTCTTCCAGTAAGCAAAAAAGTCTATGTAGGTCTAAAAATACTAAGATTTGGGATTATTTGATAAACGGTGAGTTCCAGCATTGTTAAAGCCTGTTGTAATTCATGCACCTGTGCGGTTTATATCTACTTTGTTGTATGTTGTTTGTCCACTACTTGATCTTATTAATCATAAAGGAGCACCTATCTTAAATGAATGAAGTCTATAAACAGAGCGGTGCTATTAATcctaccttcatgaaggttacACTTATATGTTGTAGTCtgtttgtggtggtggtgttgaaTTGTATCACACTGGACTGAATATAGTTTATAATGTTTTGTGCATCCCAGTTATATCTTTATATGCATCTATCTTAAAACAGTACCCGTACATCtgtgtatatattcatatacattcacacattcataaacaaTAAGCTGTAAAGACAGTCACCGAGCCATGAAGGACGGtcacgcacacatatacattaCCACAGtgttattttaaagtaaataagGCTGCAGAGCCAAAAGGCACGTCGAGCGTCACGGAAACATTTTAACCTGATCCCGAGAGGCAACACTTGACGTCTCTGCAGGAGCTAACGTTGAGCACGGCTGGCAAAGGGCTAGAAGGGCCCTGACTATTTCCTGGAGTAAACATCGCAAAACGGACCTGACATTTTGATATTGTGTCTTAAACTGTTGCTTCGTTGTGAATATTATTCAAGTAAACATTCGACGTCTGACAGCGACTTTACTAATTGAAATTACGACATAAATAAGCCTAATACCAAGTGTTAATCAGTCGTGTATAAAAGGGGCGTTCCTGTGGTTTAAAAAAGCTTTGGTGCTCGGGTGAAATACAGAGAAGGGACTTACTTCGGTTGATGATGTGAGCGAGGTGGAATCAAAAAGTATTACAATCGTTCtagcaaataaaaataaatatatgttagaAAAATGTTACAACATTTCCTACACTCTTTTGCGGTTTGAGACGGCAGCTTCGTCCGACTACACAACATCCCTAATCTGAGATTTCTTTGAGAGGAAAACATtatgagggggggggcgggttaCGCCCACCGGGAGGAATGCTGATGTCTGATTGGCTACTTGTTGTTCTCAATCAGCCTGTGTCTGATGTTTTGGCATTCTGATTGGAGGAATCGGGTGACGTTCGTTTTAATCAATTGGACCACTAAAGAAggttaattaattaactggTCAAGAAGTTAAACACAAATCAATAATTTATTGTGGATGTTTAAGTTTAggacatatttatgtatataaccTCCACCTGTGTCAGATCCAGTGTAAATTTGTTATAACATATATTTTACATTGGATAACACTGTAGTTAGAATTGAGTAGACAAATTAACTCGTCAATGACTAAACAAAATGACTAATCATTTATTAGCTTTCATACACAACAACACTTTGATATCATGCAGCTAACATTACTTCACTCTAAAACACACCAAACCAAATATAACAGTATAGAGGTTTCTCTAAGTTCTCCGTTAACACAAACATATGGGCTGTAGAGAGATTCTTCATCAGTAAAATAATGTTTCAAGCCCATACCATCAGAGAAACATATACATATCAACAAACAGCACACTTTATTTCCAAACACTGAATTCATAACTCTAATCAAAGGCAGCCTCATATGGGCCACAACATAATTGCCAAGTGCCCACTAAACAATATTTACATCAAGAAAACGGCAAAagaaggacatttttttaatgaaattgaATGATTAACTTATctcaaaatgttgtatttctcatcaaatatataaaacaaactcTATTAAATGTCCAGATGAGAGTAAACCTGATGCGTAAAAAGTCAAATTTGTGTCCGTTACGCGCGGCCCAGGATGTCTGAAAGCTTGTTGATGTATTCAATTGTGTATTTGAGGGTTTGTATCTTGGTCAGGGGTTGGCCTCTCTTGCTGTAGTCCGGCGGCAGGTAGTCACGGAGATGGTGCAGAGCCTCCGCAAGACTCCTCATCCGCATCTTCTCCCTCTCGCTGGCCTTCGTGCGTCTTTTGGTGGACATCTTGGGCTTGCTCAGCCTCTGCGCCGTTGGAGTAGCCCTCCGTCCCGTGAAGCCGAAGGGGAAGTCCTTCATCTCCTGGTGCCCGCTGGTGTAGCACATCTCCGGTGAAGAGCACATGGAGTCTATCGAGGACTCCGGTGAGGTGGACTGAAGCGAGTCGTGATCTACTGCAAAAGTCTTCCACTCAGACAGCATTTTAGCGGTGACAACCTCCAGGTCCATGTTAGAAATATCCCGAGACTCCAAGACGTTGGCGTAGCGCGGATGACATTCAGATTCTGTGAAGGGGATTTTGGCCAACGCGTTTTTATATAGAAGCAGATCTCCGGAGGTTTATGGGTTCACAGCTCAGGCgaaaagagttcaaagaaaacCTCAAGTGGCAAAATGCGACCTTTTCGGAGGACGTCGTTCGTTATCACTGTGGTGTGAATCAGGCTAAATAGACGGATAATGtgatagaaagaaaaataattagatTCCTTTTGTGGGAAATAACTCTTTAAAGTCTGCATGACGACAATTATCAGTTTGATGTGATCCTCTAATGAAGGCATGAGGGGATGTTGTTTCACCTGAGATCTTCACACCTCTCTGGTAAGTCAGGCCTGCATGTGTCTTCAGCCTGGGAGATGTATAAACCGcccaagaaataaataaaaaaatacaaagtttCAACTAATCGCAAGTATAGTTGTTTCACATATATCAGATCACAAAATATTCAGAATAAGCAACAATCTGTACTGAATCGTAACATTATCTTACCTTAAAATGTACACCTGGAGTAATGTTACATGTTTccaagtttttcctgattccaTCAAGTGTGATATTTACACCTCACAAGAAAATGACACGACTCAACAAACTTCAGGAGACGAGTTGATTTCCACTGGGAAACAAGCAGAGTCATCCTGGCAAACTGTTATATTTTTCAGcacttattgttgttatttggGTAGAGGATGCAGCTGTCACCAAGCTGCTGCCAGACCTTTCATGTCTGAAAAGGTGTGCAAGGCCTCACTCATGATCAAGGGGACCAACACTGGCAGGTTGTAAAACCAACGGCTCAGCGTCCCCTGTGTCCCCTAAGCGGCAGTGCCTCTATGTGGAGGCACATTTCAGCTTGTCAAACAGAAGAGCACATTTGGGGTTGTTACATGTAGAACATGAAAACTGTGTTAATCCACAACCTTCTCCCCTCAATTTACATAAAACAGATGAATGGCACATTTTGCTGATAGAAAACATTTATAAgaataatatttattgtaacaATTTCCTTATTAACACAATCATTCAAGCTTCTCAATATCAGCATATGTTGCAGAACATTGTATACACTCTAATGGCACAGCCTCAaagaaataatgtaaataagtTTGACGTCagattttttgctttttttggagCTTTCAAACCACATTTCACGAATAATCAGCATGTTATACTTACAACTGTTTTACAGAAACAGATCCATTTAGTAACAGGTCGTGTTTTTCTTGATTATTCTACAAGTTAATTTGATgtcaacaaatgtaaatgtaaaaaaaaaaaaacatctacaagTTATTATACTgttgagacaaagaaaagcagcactttatcatatttgagaagctggaaccataAAAAGGGTGACttatttgcaataaaaaaaactaaaacaattttGCTGATTCATTTTCCGTCGACTGACAACTGGACTAACTATTACAGCTGTAAAAAGTGGACCTTGAGATAAGACTTTTTGTTCAACCTCCATTTCCAGGGTTAAGAATAAAGATTCAACACAGATCCTGTTATCGTCCTGCTCACTTCAGGAATTTCAGCCTCAGTCTCTCTGCCAGTGGCAATGGACTCTCACTAAAAATAGCTGAGTCATCGCTGTCTAACACCACGACGGGTGATGCTGGAGTCTGAAGGAACACCCCA
The nucleotide sequence above comes from Cyclopterus lumpus isolate fCycLum1 chromosome 24, fCycLum1.pri, whole genome shotgun sequence. Encoded proteins:
- the si:ch211-51e12.7 gene encoding basic salivary proline-rich protein 3; the protein is MDGDTEEKVTETSKTSKEESQRPLMGHTFRGHGFKSRDGGGRIGRGGMHGGRGLMKGFEPPGYGRGRAKEGTMNGFAPMRGMRRMRPYPDPRSHRGRGGPMCMGPPPPPPHPMHLRGPFPPMPRHGPHPPPPPGHPGFRGRPPHPRGHGMLPPRPPHHFHPCSQRG
- the msgn1 gene encoding mesogenin-1, whose translation is MDLEVVTAKMLSEWKTFAVDHDSLQSTSPESSIDSMCSSPEMCYTSGHQEMKDFPFGFTGRRATPTAQRLSKPKMSTKRRTKASEREKMRMRSLAEALHHLRDYLPPDYSKRGQPLTKIQTLKYTIEYINKLSDILGRA